One segment of Bacillus alkalisoli DNA contains the following:
- the rseP gene encoding RIP metalloprotease RseP, with the protein METAISFIIIFGVLVFVHELGHLVFAKRAGIMCREFAIGFGPKVFSFKKEETVYTIRLLPIGGFVRMAGEDPEMIDVKPGYHVGLLFNKEGLVEKVIMNNKEKFPNAKVIEVEKADLEHEMFIKGYELNDEDESLVEFKVSEESYFVIDGQDVQIAPFNRQFASKTLRQRTMAIFAGPMMNFILAFVIFAFLGVAHGYPVNKAELGELTPDGAAITAGLEKGDKVVAINNDSVTTWEEIVDIIKVNANEELLFLVERNGQSINIPVTPKEDTIEGVSRGVIGVYMPMEKSIVSAIPNAAKETYGWTRDIIIGLGKLITGQFSIDMLSGPVGIYKSTEVVAESGVFLLMRWAAVLSINLGIINLLPIPALDGGRLMFFAVEAVRGKPVDRHKEGLVHFIGFALLMLLMLVVTWNDIQRFFL; encoded by the coding sequence ATGGAAACAGCCATTTCTTTTATTATTATTTTTGGTGTTTTAGTATTTGTACACGAACTCGGCCATTTAGTTTTTGCAAAAAGAGCAGGTATTATGTGTCGTGAATTCGCTATTGGCTTTGGCCCAAAAGTATTTTCTTTTAAAAAGGAAGAAACAGTTTACACAATAAGACTATTGCCAATTGGAGGTTTCGTTCGAATGGCTGGTGAAGACCCAGAAATGATAGATGTAAAACCTGGGTATCACGTTGGCCTTTTATTTAATAAAGAAGGCTTAGTTGAAAAAGTAATAATGAACAACAAAGAGAAATTTCCAAATGCTAAAGTAATAGAAGTAGAAAAAGCAGATTTAGAACATGAAATGTTTATTAAAGGTTATGAACTAAATGATGAAGACGAATCATTAGTAGAATTCAAAGTTAGTGAGGAGTCTTATTTTGTTATAGACGGTCAAGATGTACAGATTGCGCCATTTAATCGTCAGTTCGCATCTAAAACATTGAGACAAAGAACGATGGCTATCTTTGCCGGACCGATGATGAACTTTATTTTGGCTTTTGTTATTTTCGCATTCTTAGGTGTAGCTCACGGTTATCCAGTGAATAAAGCTGAATTAGGTGAACTTACGCCTGACGGCGCAGCTATAACTGCAGGGCTCGAAAAAGGGGACAAAGTCGTTGCTATTAACAATGACTCCGTCACAACTTGGGAAGAAATCGTAGACATTATAAAAGTAAATGCAAACGAAGAATTGCTTTTCTTAGTAGAAAGAAATGGTCAGTCTATTAACATACCAGTAACACCAAAAGAAGATACGATTGAAGGGGTGTCTAGAGGTGTAATTGGGGTTTATATGCCAATGGAAAAATCAATTGTTTCCGCAATACCGAATGCAGCTAAGGAAACTTACGGATGGACTCGTGATATTATTATTGGCTTAGGAAAATTAATAACTGGTCAATTTTCCATTGATATGTTATCAGGACCAGTAGGGATTTATAAGTCAACGGAAGTTGTTGCTGAATCAGGTGTGTTTCTATTAATGAGATGGGCTGCTGTACTTAGCATTAACTTAGGTATCATAAACTTACTACCTATTCCCGCCCTTGATGGTGGACGTTTAATGTTCTTTGCAGTAGAAGCTGTAAGAGGAAAGCCAGTAGATCGCCATAAAGAAGGACTAGTTCACTTTATCGGATTCGCTCTATTAATGCTTTTAATGCTAGTAGTAACATGGAATGACATCCAACGATTCTTCTTGTAA
- the dxr gene encoding 1-deoxy-D-xylulose-5-phosphate reductoisomerase codes for MKRISLLGASGSIGTQTLDVIRQHREQFQLVAFSVGKNIQFAEEVIGEFSPKLVSVQSKEDMESLKSTVSNINIHFTYGEEGNIEVATYSESDTLVNAVSGSVGLIPTLQAIECGKTIALANKETLVTAGHLVMEAAEKHGVSIIPVDSEHSAIYQCLQGENDKNIESIIITASGGSFRDKTRDELKNVTVKEALNHPNWSMGATITIDSATMMNKGLEVIEAHWLFQLPYEKIEVVLHRESIIHSMVEFQDTSVMAQLGTPDMRVPIQYALTFPDRLPHKGGKRLNLVELGKLHFEKADFERYRSLQFAYEAGKVGGTLTTVLNAANEVARVAFLQGEISFLMIEDLIEQALEKHSSISHPNLDVIKTVDSETRQFVRSLIEKR; via the coding sequence ATGAAACGTATTAGTCTATTAGGTGCTTCTGGCTCTATCGGCACCCAAACTCTCGATGTGATAAGGCAACATAGAGAACAGTTTCAACTAGTTGCTTTTAGTGTCGGGAAAAACATTCAATTTGCAGAAGAAGTTATTGGGGAGTTTAGTCCCAAACTAGTTTCTGTACAATCAAAAGAGGATATGGAAAGTTTAAAATCAACCGTATCCAATATAAATATACATTTTACATACGGTGAAGAAGGTAATATTGAAGTAGCAACATATAGTGAATCGGATACACTTGTTAACGCAGTTAGCGGAAGTGTTGGTTTGATACCAACTTTACAAGCAATTGAATGTGGGAAAACTATTGCATTAGCAAATAAAGAAACGCTTGTAACTGCAGGGCATTTAGTTATGGAGGCTGCCGAAAAACATGGAGTATCAATTATTCCTGTTGATAGTGAACATTCGGCTATTTATCAATGCCTACAAGGAGAAAATGATAAAAATATCGAATCTATTATCATTACTGCTTCAGGAGGTAGCTTTAGAGATAAAACACGCGATGAATTAAAGAATGTTACGGTAAAAGAAGCTTTAAACCATCCTAACTGGTCAATGGGAGCAACCATTACCATTGACTCTGCAACAATGATGAATAAAGGTTTAGAAGTAATTGAAGCACATTGGCTATTTCAATTACCTTATGAAAAGATAGAAGTTGTACTACATAGGGAAAGTATTATCCACTCTATGGTTGAATTTCAAGATACAAGTGTAATGGCTCAATTAGGAACTCCTGATATGAGAGTACCTATACAATATGCTTTAACTTTTCCAGACCGACTTCCACATAAAGGCGGAAAAAGATTAAACTTAGTTGAACTAGGTAAATTACATTTCGAAAAAGCAGATTTTGAAAGGTATCGTTCTTTACAGTTTGCATACGAAGCTGGTAAAGTTGGTGGAACGCTTACAACGGTATTAAATGCTGCTAATGAAGTGGCAAGGGTTGCATTTTTGCAAGGAGAAATCTCTTTTCTAATGATTGAGGATCTGATAGAACAAGCATTAGAAAAGCATAGTTCCATTAGTCACCCCAATTTAGATGTGATAAAAACTGTTGATTCAGAAACAAGACAATTTGTACGCTCATTAATTGAAAAGAGGTGA
- a CDS encoding phosphatidate cytidylyltransferase, with the protein MKQRIITAVIAAAFFLPIVIYGNLPFISLVYILGSVGLFEALRMKRISIFSTPGVIGLLLLWAILLPSEVTKDYSIFLTKVELVLVAVLLFLTYTVVTKNKFTFDDVGFMLISILYVGMGFYYFIEIREAGLAYIFFALFVIWSTDSGAYFIGRSFGKNKLWPEISPNKTIEGSLGGVLCAIVVGLAFHVLVGLEYGVLWTIIIAILLSIFGQIGDLVESALKRHYEIKDSGQILPGHGGILDRFDSLLFVLPILHFIHLFIL; encoded by the coding sequence ATGAAACAACGGATAATAACAGCAGTTATAGCAGCAGCATTTTTTTTACCGATCGTTATTTATGGTAATTTACCATTTATTTCATTAGTGTATATATTAGGGTCTGTTGGATTATTTGAAGCGTTAAGAATGAAGCGAATTTCTATATTTAGTACTCCTGGAGTTATTGGCTTATTACTTTTATGGGCTATATTGTTGCCTAGTGAAGTAACAAAAGATTACTCTATTTTCCTTACAAAAGTGGAACTAGTATTAGTAGCCGTATTGTTATTTTTAACATATACAGTTGTAACTAAAAATAAATTTACATTCGATGATGTAGGCTTTATGTTAATATCCATTTTATATGTAGGTATGGGTTTTTATTATTTTATTGAAATTCGTGAAGCAGGACTTGCTTACATTTTCTTTGCTTTATTTGTTATTTGGTCAACAGATTCTGGTGCTTATTTTATCGGTCGATCTTTCGGAAAGAACAAGTTATGGCCTGAAATTAGTCCAAACAAAACGATTGAAGGCTCTTTAGGTGGCGTTCTTTGTGCAATTGTTGTAGGTTTAGCTTTTCATGTTTTAGTAGGCTTAGAATATGGTGTGTTATGGACTATAATCATTGCTATTTTACTTTCTATTTTTGGACAAATTGGTGACCTTGTTGAATCAGCGCTAAAACGTCATTACGAAATAAAGGATTCAGGTCAAATTTTACCTGGACACGGTGGTATCTTAGATAGATTTGATAGTTTACTTTTTGTATTGCCAATTTTGCATTTTATACATCTTTTTATCTTATAG
- a CDS encoding isoprenyl transferase, which yields MFKKIQRWRGKDSSDNRDIKGEILQHSIPKHIAIIMDGNGRWAKKRAMPRIAGHHEGMKTVRKITKAANSLGVEALTLYAFSTENWKRPKLEVEYLMKLPEEFLSTFLPELKQENVKVMIMGNKEELPKHTLAAVEKAMEETKNNTGLILNFALNYGSRDEIVRAVKNIVNDVHSNDLADSNITEETVNKYLFSHSLPDPDLLIRTSGEIRLSNFMLWQLAYAEFYFTDVLWPDFSEEHLYEAIATFQGRGRRFGGI from the coding sequence ATGTTTAAAAAAATACAAAGATGGAGAGGGAAAGACAGCTCCGATAACCGTGATATAAAGGGAGAGATTTTACAACATTCGATTCCCAAACATATTGCTATCATTATGGACGGAAATGGAAGATGGGCGAAAAAACGAGCAATGCCTAGAATTGCAGGACATCATGAAGGTATGAAAACAGTAAGGAAAATTACTAAAGCTGCTAATTCTTTAGGTGTGGAAGCTCTTACTTTATATGCTTTTTCAACGGAAAATTGGAAACGCCCTAAGTTAGAAGTAGAATACTTAATGAAACTTCCTGAAGAGTTTTTATCAACTTTTCTACCAGAGTTAAAACAAGAGAATGTAAAAGTAATGATAATGGGCAATAAAGAAGAATTACCAAAGCATACTTTAGCAGCTGTAGAAAAAGCAATGGAAGAAACAAAAAATAACACTGGACTTATTCTTAATTTTGCATTGAATTATGGAAGTAGAGATGAAATTGTTCGTGCCGTTAAAAATATTGTAAACGATGTGCATTCAAATGATCTTGCAGACAGTAATATAACAGAGGAAACAGTTAATAAGTACTTGTTTAGTCATTCTTTACCAGATCCAGATCTTTTAATTCGTACAAGTGGAGAAATAAGATTGAGCAATTTTATGTTATGGCAACTAGCATATGCTGAGTTTTATTTTACAGATGTATTGTGGCCAGATTTTTCAGAAGAACATTTATATGAGGCTATTGCTACTTTCCAGGGACGAGGAAGAAGATTTGGTGGTATATAA
- the frr gene encoding ribosome recycling factor yields the protein MDKAVQAYTRELSTVRAGRASASLLDKITVDYYGAPTPVNQLASISVPEARLLVIQPYDKTSLGEIERAIIKSDLGINPTNDGSVIRIAIPALTEERRKELVKVVKKYSEEAKVAIRNIRRDGNDDLKKLEKKGEITEDELRGFTDDIQKETDSHIVKIDQVTKEKEKEIMEV from the coding sequence ATGGATAAAGCAGTACAAGCTTACACTAGAGAGCTATCAACAGTTAGAGCTGGTAGAGCAAGTGCTAGTCTTTTAGATAAAATTACAGTAGATTATTACGGTGCTCCTACACCTGTTAATCAGTTAGCATCTATTAGTGTGCCGGAAGCTAGACTTTTAGTCATTCAACCTTATGACAAGACATCTTTAGGTGAAATTGAAAGAGCAATTATTAAGTCTGATTTAGGAATTAACCCTACTAACGATGGATCAGTAATTCGAATTGCGATTCCAGCATTAACAGAAGAGCGTCGTAAAGAGCTTGTTAAAGTAGTGAAAAAATATTCTGAAGAAGCAAAAGTAGCTATTCGTAACATTCGTCGTGACGGTAACGATGACTTGAAAAAGTTAGAAAAGAAGGGCGAAATTACAGAAGACGAATTACGTGGATTTACAGATGATATCCAAAAGGAAACGGATAGTCATATTGTTAAAATCGATCAAGTTACAAAAGAAAAAGAAAAAGAAATCATGGAAGTATAA
- the pyrH gene encoding UMP kinase, with the protein MAQAKYKRVVLKLSGEALAGEQGFGINPSVINSVAKQVKELAELGVEVAVVVGGGNIWRGKIGSEMGMDRATADYMGMLATVMNSLALQDSLETSGVETRVQTSIEMRQVAEPYIRRKAIRHLEKKRVVIFAAGTGNPYFSTDTTAALRAAEIEADVILMAKNNVDGVYSADPTKDASATKYDTLSYLDVLREGLAVMDSTASSLCMDNDIPIIVFSVMEEGNIKRVVLGENIGTIVRGK; encoded by the coding sequence ATGGCTCAAGCGAAATATAAACGTGTAGTATTAAAATTAAGTGGCGAAGCATTAGCTGGAGAACAAGGATTTGGGATTAACCCGTCCGTTATTAACTCTGTAGCTAAGCAAGTAAAAGAACTTGCTGAACTAGGTGTGGAAGTGGCAGTAGTTGTAGGTGGAGGAAATATTTGGAGAGGTAAAATCGGTAGCGAAATGGGTATGGACCGTGCAACTGCTGATTACATGGGAATGTTAGCAACTGTAATGAATTCTCTTGCACTTCAAGATAGCCTTGAAACTTCTGGCGTGGAAACTCGAGTTCAAACTTCTATTGAAATGAGACAAGTCGCAGAACCTTATATTAGAAGAAAAGCAATACGTCATTTAGAAAAGAAACGTGTCGTTATTTTTGCTGCAGGTACTGGTAACCCATACTTCTCAACTGACACAACAGCAGCATTACGAGCTGCTGAAATTGAAGCAGATGTTATTTTAATGGCTAAAAATAATGTGGATGGAGTATATAGTGCAGATCCAACGAAAGATGCTTCTGCTACAAAGTACGACACATTATCATACTTAGACGTTTTACGTGAAGGTTTAGCTGTAATGGATTCTACCGCTTCTTCTTTATGTATGGATAATGACATCCCGATTATCGTCTTCTCTGTAATGGAAGAAGGTAATATTAAACGTGTAGTATTAGGTGAAAATATCGGAACAATTGTAAGGGGGAAATAA